A section of the Streptomyces sp. SLBN-118 genome encodes:
- a CDS encoding DUF742 domain-containing protein yields the protein MSDHWYEDETGPLVRPYTVTQGRTRPASEHCIDLMSQIAAVDLDGSEPALDHARSSLLELVRREPRPVAEIAADADLPLTVVRVLLADLVEAGLVRVSAPLTHERLDDPELLREIVDRLREL from the coding sequence GTGAGCGACCACTGGTACGAGGACGAGACCGGTCCCCTGGTACGGCCGTACACCGTCACCCAGGGCCGGACCCGTCCCGCCTCCGAACACTGCATCGACCTGATGTCCCAGATCGCGGCCGTCGACCTCGACGGGTCAGAGCCGGCGCTCGACCATGCTCGCAGCTCGCTGCTCGAACTGGTGCGCCGCGAGCCGCGCCCCGTCGCCGAGATCGCCGCCGACGCGGATCTGCCGCTGACCGTCGTACGTGTCCTGCTCGCCGATCTGGTCGAAGCCGGACTCGTCAGGGTCTCGGCCCCTCTCACCCACGAGCGTCTCGACGACCCCGAGTTGCTGCGCGAAATCGTCGACCGTCTTCGGGAGCTGTGA
- a CDS encoding roadblock/LC7 domain-containing protein — MDDEGTGDQSGLGWLLDDLLARTDHVRQAVLLTADGLVSSASHGMVRRDIEHLSAVCAGFHSLAKEAGDRFEAGSVRQTMVMLDNAFLFITPAGDGSRLAVLSDIETDVGQLAHEMALLVRRVGRHMAVPTRSAAEGTDT, encoded by the coding sequence ATGGATGACGAAGGCACCGGCGACCAGTCGGGCCTCGGCTGGCTGCTGGACGATCTGCTGGCCAGAACCGACCACGTCCGCCAGGCGGTCCTGCTGACGGCCGACGGTCTGGTCAGCAGCGCGTCCCACGGCATGGTCAGGCGGGACATCGAACATCTCTCGGCCGTGTGCGCCGGCTTCCACAGCCTCGCCAAGGAAGCGGGCGACCGCTTCGAGGCCGGCAGCGTCCGCCAGACGATGGTCATGCTCGACAACGCATTCCTCTTCATCACCCCGGCCGGCGACGGCAGCAGGCTCGCCGTGCTCTCCGACATCGAGACCGACGTCGGGCAGCTCGCCCACGAGATGGCGCTGCTGGTCAGGCGGGTGGGCCGGCACATGGCCGTTCCCACGCGCTCGGCCGCCGAGGGCACCGACACCTGA